The DNA window CCGGCCGGAGCCAGTTCCTCCATCCGCTCCCGGTTGACCGTGAGGGTGGCCATCATGCCGGTGAAGGCGGGCAACAGGACCTCGAGGGTGTCGCAGGAGTCGAAGACCGGCTCCTTGTCCTCCTGGAGGTCCCGGTTGTAGGCCAGGGGCAGCGCCTTGAGCGTCGCGAGAAGACCCGTCAGGTTGCCGATGAGGCGGCCCGACTTGCCGCGCGCCAGCTCCGCGATGTCCGGGTTCTTCTTCTGCGGCATGATCGACGACCCGGTGGAGAAGGCGTCGTGCAGGGTCACGAAGGAGAACTCCTTCGTGTTCCAGATGATGATCTCCTCCGCGATCCGGGACAGGTTGATCCCGATCATCGCGGTGACGAAGGCGAACTCGGCGACGAAGTCGCGCGAGGCCGTGCCGTCGATGGAGTTGCCGACCGAGCCCCGTTCGAAGCCCAGCTCGGCGGCGACCGCCTCCGGGTCCAGGCCCAGCGAGGAGCCGGCCAGCGCGCCCGAGCCGTACGGGGAGACCGCGGTGCGCGTGTCCCACTGGCGCAGCCGCTCCGCGTCGCGGGACAGGGACTGCACATGGGCCAGTACGTGGTGGGCGAAGAGCACCGGCTGGGCGTGCTGGAGGTGGGTCCGGCCGGGCATCGCCACGTCGGCGTGCGTCTCGGCGAGGCCGACCAGCGCGTCCTGGAGGTCGGCGATGAGCCCGCCGATGATCCGTGCGTGGTCGCGCAGGTACATCCGGAACAGGGTGGCCACCTGGTCGTTGCGGGACCGGCCCGCACGCAGCTTGCCGCCGAGGTCGGCGCCGAGCCGCTCCAGCAGACCGCGTTCCAGTGCGGTGTGCACGTCCTCGTCGGCGACGGTGCCGACGAAGGTGCCCGCGGCCACGTCGGCTTCGAGCTGGTCGAGGCCCGCGATCATGCGCTCGAGTTCGTCGGCCGTGAGCAGGCCCGCCTTGTGCAGCACCCGGGCGTGGGCACGGGAGCCCGCGATGTCGTACGGCGCGAGGCGCCAGTCGAAGTGGACCGACGCGGACAGCTTCGCGAGGGCTTCGGCGGGCCCGTCCGCGAAGCGGCCGCCCCAGAGCCGGACGTCACCGTTGTTGCTGCTCACAGCTACTGCTCCTCAAGACTGCATGGTGTCGGATGTGCAACCGCCCGCCGATCGCGGAGGTAACGGGGGCGGTCCGTTCGGCTGTGCGCGCGCCTCAGGAGAGGTCGCGGCGCGCGGCGATCTTCGAGGAGAGGCCGAAGATCTCGATGAAGCCCTGGGCCTTGGACTGGTCGAAGGTGTCGCCGGAGTCGTAGGTCGCCAGGTTGAAGTCGTAGAGCGACTCCTGCGACTTCCGCCCGGTGACGACGGCGCGGCCGCCGTGCAGGGTCATCCGGATGTCGCCGGTGACGTGCTGGTTGGCCTCGGTGATGAAGCCGTCCAGCGCCCGCTTGAGGGGGGAGAACCACAGGCCGTCGTAGACCAGCTCGCCCCAGCGCTGCTCGACCTGCCGCTTGTAGCGGGCCAGTTCGCGCTCGACGGTGACGTTCTCCAGCTCCTGGTGGGCGGTGATCAGCGCGATCGCGCCCGGGGCCTCGTACACCTCGCGGGACTTGATGCCCACGAGGCGGTCCTCGACGAGGTCGATCCGGCCGACGCCCTGGGCTCCGGCGCGCTCGTTGAGCTGCTGGATCGCCTGCAGGACGGACACCGGCCGGCCGTCGAGGGCGACGGGGACGCCGGCCGCGAAGGAGATGACGACCTCGTCGGCCTCGCGGGGGACGGCCGGGTTCGAGGTGTACTCGTAGACGTCCTCGATCGGCGCGTTCCAGATGTCCTCCAGGAAGCCCGTCTCGACGGCGCGCCCGAAGACGTTCTGGTCGATGGAGTACGGGGACTTCTTGGTGGTGGCGATGGGCAGGTCGGCCTGCTCGGCGAAGGCGATGGCCTTGTCCCGGGTCATCGCGTAGTCGCGGACCGGGGCGATGCACGTGAGGTCGGGACCGAGGGCGGCGATGCCGGCCTCGAAGCGGACCTGGTCGTTCCCCTTGCCGGTGCAGCCGTGGGCGACGGTCGAGGCGCCGTGCTTGCGGGCGGCGGCGACCAGGTGCTTGACGATGGCGGGGCGCGAGAGGGCGGAGACCAGCGGGTAGCGGTCCATGTAGAGGGCGTTCGCCCGGATCGCCGGGAGGCAGTACTCGTCGGCGAACTCGTCCCTCGCGTCCGCGACCTCGGCCTCCACCGCACCGCAGGCGAGCGCGCGCTTGCGGATGACGTCCAGGTCCTCGCCGCCCTGGCCGACGTCCACCGCCACGGCGATGACCTCCGCGCCCGTCTCCTCGGCGATCCAGCCGATGGCGACGGAGGTGTCCAGTCCGCCTGAGTAGGCGAGTACGACGCGCTCGGTCACGGGCTTCTCCTTACGGTGCGTTCGTTCTCGCGGTCCGTCCAACGGCTGGCATAACTATGCACTGCCCCGTATGTTTCGTCAATCGAGTCCCGCCGCCCCTCCCGCTGACCAGGGCGAATATCAGAGGCGCCCGGCGCCGGCCGACGCCTACGATCGGCAGTCCGCGCCGACGAGGGGGACACATGGGAGCCGAGACGCAGCGCCTGATCGAGGAGGGCCGGGCCGCGGCCGCGGGCCTGATGCGGGGCGAGCGCCTCGGACTCGGCGGTGTCCGCCGCCCCGTCCTGCCCCTGTCCTGGATGGCCTTCGACGCGGAGATCCGGCGGGGCCGCTCCCCCTGGCATCCGGGGCCCCGCGCGGCCGACCGGGTCGAAGTCCGCCTCTGCCACCCCGACGGCCGGATCCGCGAGGCCGCGCTCGCCCTCCCGCGCCTGCCGATGCCGCTCGTCGTGATCCGGTGCGCCGACTGGGCTCCGGCGGTGCGCAAGCGTGCCCGGCAGGTGCTCTCCGCGGCCCTGGCCGCCGACCCGGCACACACCCTGATCGACCTCACCCCGCTCGTCCTGCGGCTGGCCCGGCGCGAGCGGGGCGTCTGGGCGCGCGACCTGTTCGAGGGAGCGCTCCGCGCGGGCCCGGTGCCGGCCCCCTGGTGGCGCCCCGCGCGTCCCGGACAGTGGTGGCGCCCGGCGCGCGCCGCGCGGACGGTGACCGGCGAGGAGCCCGACACCGTCCTGGCCTGGCTGCGCCGCAGCGGCGACCTGCCGACCCGGCGGTTCGCCACCCGCATCACCCTGGACGTCGGACTGTTCGGCGTACGGGAGCTCGCACGGCGCGCCGGCGCCGAGCGGGACCCGGCCACGGCGCTGCTCTGGGGGGATGCCGCCCTGGCCGCGCTCGCCGCCGACGGGCCGGACGACCAGGCGATCGACAGCCTGCTGCACGCGCACATCCCGATGGTGCGCGCCGGCGGGGTCACCGCCCTGCGCCGGGCCGGCCGCGCCGCCGAGGCCGCGGACCACCTGGCGGACCGCTCCGGGCTGGTGCGGGCCTGCGCCCGGTGGCTGGTCCGCCAGGCCGGCGGGGACCCGTACACCCTGTGCCGCGCACTGGTCGAGGACCCGGCCCGCGTGACCCGGTACGCCGTCACCGGCTTCGCCGAGTGCGCCGGGCGGGCGGACGTACCGCTGCTGCGCGCGCTGCTGGAGCGGCCCGGCCGCGACGGAGGCGCCGTACGGGCCGCGGCCGTCGCGGGGCTGCGCGCGCTGGACGCCGATGACGCGGACCTGCTGCGGCCCCTGCTCGACGACCCCTCGCCCGCCGTCGCCCGCGAGGCCTCGCTCGGCCTGGTCCGGGTCGCGGGGCAGCTGCCCGCCGACTGGCTGGCGGCCCGGATCGCGCCCGGGCTCCCCCCGCACACCCGCCGGGCCGCCTACCGGGTGCTGCACGCGCGCGGCGGCATCGACGCGCTGCGGGCCTCCGTGGAGCTGCTCACGGACCCCGACCCGGGGCTGCGGCAGGTCGCCGCGCAGCGCCTGCAGAGCCTGTGGTCCCCCGAGCGGCCGCCCCTGCTGCCGCTGCGCGACCCCGAGGTCGGGGCCCTGCTCGACCGCTGCACCGGCCTGTTCAGCGACCACGTCATGGAGCGGATGCGTTCACAGCTCGGAATTCCGCGTGCGGCGCGGGACCGGATCGGATAATGATCCACATGGGAAAGCTCTACACACGCATAGACGGCCGGCTGCGCACGTTCATCGAAGAGCAGCCGGTCTTCTTCACGGCCACCGCACCGCTCGCCGGTGACGGCCACGTCAACCTGTCCCCCAAGGGCCGGGCCGGAACCCTCGTCGTCATCGACGAGGAGACGCTCGCCTACCTCGACTTCGGCGGCAGCGGCGCCGAGACCATCGCGCACGTCCGCGAGAACGGCCGGATCACCCTGATGTGGTGCGCCTTCTCCGGACCGCCCAACATCGTGCGCGTGCACGGCGACGGCGAGGCGGTCTTCCGCGACGACCCCCGCTGGGCCGGGCTGATCGGCCTGTTCGGCGACGCCGACGGGCCGTCCGCGCGGGCGATCATCCTCGTCCACGCCCGGCGCATCTCCGACACGTGCGGTTACGCCGTCCCCTTCATGGAGTACGGGGGCGAGCGCACCCTCCACGCGGAGTACTTCGGCCGCAAGACCGACGAGGAGTTCGCCGCGTACTGCGAGAAGAAGGAGTACATCGAAAAGAGCCTGGACGGCCTGCCTGCGCTGCCTCTGCCCCTTCCGCCCCGTACCGTCTGACGTGTGCTGCGAACCGCTCTCGTCACGGGCTCACTGATCGTCACCATCCTGCTCCCGCAGGGCTCCGCGAGCCAGGCGCCGCTGCCCCACCGGCTCGCCGACACCGGCGGCGGAAGCCAGCTGATCACCGCCGTCGCGCCCGCCCCCGGTTCCACGACCGGGCGGCTGACGTGGTGGGACCGGCGGGCCGGGAGGTGGTACGAGGCCGGGAGCGCACAGGCCCGCTTCGGGGCGAAGGGCCTCACCGAGGGCGCGACCCGCAGGCAGGGCACGAACACCACCCCGACCGGGCTGTACGACCTCCCGTACGCCTTCGGGATCCGGCGGGCGCCGGCCGGCACGGAGTACCGCTACCGGCGGGTGACCGGGGACTCGTGGTGGTGCCAGGACAACGCGTCCGCCGCCTACAACCGCTGGGTGGAGCCGCTGCCGTCGCACTGCGCGCCGGGCGAGGCTGAGCACCTGGTGACGTACCAGGCCCAGTACGCCCACGCGCTGGTCATCGGCTTCAACTACGCCGAGCCGGTACGCGGCCGCGGCGCCGGGATCT is part of the Streptomyces subrutilus genome and encodes:
- the argH gene encoding argininosuccinate lyase — protein: MSSNNGDVRLWGGRFADGPAEALAKLSASVHFDWRLAPYDIAGSRAHARVLHKAGLLTADELERMIAGLDQLEADVAAGTFVGTVADEDVHTALERGLLERLGADLGGKLRAGRSRNDQVATLFRMYLRDHARIIGGLIADLQDALVGLAETHADVAMPGRTHLQHAQPVLFAHHVLAHVQSLSRDAERLRQWDTRTAVSPYGSGALAGSSLGLDPEAVAAELGFERGSVGNSIDGTASRDFVAEFAFVTAMIGINLSRIAEEIIIWNTKEFSFVTLHDAFSTGSSIMPQKKNPDIAELARGKSGRLIGNLTGLLATLKALPLAYNRDLQEDKEPVFDSCDTLEVLLPAFTGMMATLTVNRERMEELAPAGFSLATDIAEWLVKQGVPFRVAHEVAGECVKECEALGIELDGLTDEQFAKISEHLTPEVRTVLNVPGALASRNGRGGTAPSAVAVQLTELKADLVIQHAWAVHKR
- a CDS encoding argininosuccinate synthase; the protein is MTERVVLAYSGGLDTSVAIGWIAEETGAEVIAVAVDVGQGGEDLDVIRKRALACGAVEAEVADARDEFADEYCLPAIRANALYMDRYPLVSALSRPAIVKHLVAAARKHGASTVAHGCTGKGNDQVRFEAGIAALGPDLTCIAPVRDYAMTRDKAIAFAEQADLPIATTKKSPYSIDQNVFGRAVETGFLEDIWNAPIEDVYEYTSNPAVPREADEVVISFAAGVPVALDGRPVSVLQAIQQLNERAGAQGVGRIDLVEDRLVGIKSREVYEAPGAIALITAHQELENVTVERELARYKRQVEQRWGELVYDGLWFSPLKRALDGFITEANQHVTGDIRMTLHGGRAVVTGRKSQESLYDFNLATYDSGDTFDQSKAQGFIEIFGLSSKIAARRDLS
- a CDS encoding pyridoxamine 5'-phosphate oxidase family protein, yielding MGKLYTRIDGRLRTFIEEQPVFFTATAPLAGDGHVNLSPKGRAGTLVVIDEETLAYLDFGGSGAETIAHVRENGRITLMWCAFSGPPNIVRVHGDGEAVFRDDPRWAGLIGLFGDADGPSARAIILVHARRISDTCGYAVPFMEYGGERTLHAEYFGRKTDEEFAAYCEKKEYIEKSLDGLPALPLPLPPRTV
- a CDS encoding L,D-transpeptidase family protein → MRTALVTGSLIVTILLPQGSASQAPLPHRLADTGGGSQLITAVAPAPGSTTGRLTWWDRRAGRWYEAGSAQARFGAKGLTEGATRRQGTNTTPTGLYDLPYAFGIRRAPAGTEYRYRRVTGDSWWCQDNASAAYNRWVEPLPSHCAPGEAEHLVTYQAQYAHALVIGFNYAEPVRGRGAGIFLHVNGKGATAGCVSVPRQAMRKILRWADPARRPHIAIGTESGTLAVTRY